In the Chlorobium limicola DSM 245 genome, one interval contains:
- a CDS encoding phosphatase PAP2 family protein, with translation MSLAGEIDAGIFRWINLFLVHPALDDLMVFLTTFKLSAHIFLLAALFILVRRQRGGIAVLLIALLSVGLSDYTASGILKPLVQRIRPCFALDTCRLLVNQSHSFSFASSHAANSAAVASVIWIFFHRGEFVEKLFAIVMILYAVLVGYSRVYVGVHYPGDVFAGMLIGCMSAALIYLISAWLFKNAVQFSMLKRGAD, from the coding sequence ATGTCACTGGCAGGAGAGATTGATGCGGGGATTTTCCGCTGGATAAACCTTTTCCTGGTGCATCCTGCCCTTGATGATCTCATGGTGTTTCTTACCACATTTAAACTCTCGGCACATATATTTCTGCTTGCCGCGCTGTTTATTCTCGTCAGAAGACAGCGCGGCGGTATTGCCGTGCTTCTCATTGCGCTGCTTTCTGTCGGTCTGTCTGATTACACCGCATCCGGTATTCTTAAGCCTCTTGTTCAGCGTATAAGGCCCTGTTTCGCTCTCGATACATGTCGTCTGCTGGTCAATCAATCTCATTCATTTTCTTTCGCCTCGTCACATGCGGCGAATTCGGCTGCTGTCGCCTCGGTGATATGGATTTTTTTTCACCGAGGCGAGTTCGTTGAAAAGCTTTTTGCCATTGTGATGATACTTTATGCTGTTCTCGTGGGCTATTCACGGGTCTATGTCGGCGTACACTATCCGGGGGATGTGTTTGCCGGCATGCTCATAGGCTGTATGAGCGCTGCGCTGATCTATCTGATTTCTGCCTGGTTGTTCAAGAATGCGGTACAGTTTTCGATGCTGAAAAGAGGAGCGGACTGA